A single region of the Halorubrum depositum genome encodes:
- a CDS encoding ABC transporter permease, with product MKRYVAVRSIQTVFTLWLVLTALFVMFRSMPGDFTAQMAVAGANEQALAALRAKWGLDQPLHVQYWRYITNLAQGDLGESPVYRIPVWEFVKMRIFNTFILVAPAMTFTYILGALIGTIAGSKRGSRLEKLGLIPVIGAGSFPAFFISIVLIVVFASWLNIFPTSGMLSAGGSDAGTWWGPYVTPDFGIHYVLPFVAVVCRYLFIPSLIMRTSVVEVMEQDYTEYHRLTGLPLRKRLGHVAKHASLPVITIYPVSLARALGGLVLIETVFNWPGIGFTLVEAVLGRDYPTVQFVFFLVAAFVITSNFLIDLLYGVIDPRIRVEG from the coding sequence ATGAAACGCTACGTCGCCGTCCGCAGCATCCAGACCGTCTTCACGCTGTGGCTGGTGCTCACCGCCCTGTTCGTGATGTTCCGGTCGATGCCCGGCGACTTCACCGCCCAGATGGCGGTGGCGGGCGCCAACGAGCAGGCGCTCGCGGCGCTGCGTGCCAAGTGGGGACTCGACCAACCCCTCCACGTCCAGTACTGGCGGTACATTACCAACCTCGCGCAGGGCGACCTCGGCGAATCGCCGGTCTACCGCATCCCCGTCTGGGAGTTCGTCAAGATGCGGATCTTCAACACGTTCATTCTCGTCGCGCCCGCGATGACGTTCACCTACATCCTCGGGGCGCTGATCGGGACCATCGCCGGGAGCAAGCGGGGCAGCCGCCTCGAGAAACTCGGTCTCATCCCGGTCATCGGTGCGGGATCGTTCCCGGCCTTCTTCATCTCCATCGTCCTGATCGTCGTCTTTGCGAGCTGGCTCAACATCTTCCCGACGTCGGGGATGCTGTCGGCGGGCGGTAGCGACGCGGGGACGTGGTGGGGGCCGTACGTCACACCCGACTTCGGTATCCACTACGTCCTGCCATTCGTGGCCGTCGTCTGCCGGTATCTGTTCATCCCCTCGCTGATCATGCGGACGAGCGTCGTCGAGGTGATGGAGCAGGACTACACCGAGTACCACCGCCTGACCGGCCTGCCGCTCCGGAAGCGGCTCGGCCACGTCGCCAAGCACGCCAGCCTCCCGGTGATCACCATCTACCCGGTCTCGCTGGCCAGGGCGCTCGGCGGTCTCGTGCTGATCGAGACCGTCTTCAACTGGCCGGGGATCGGATTCACGCTCGTCGAAGCGGTGCTCGGCCGCGACTACCCGACAGTCCAGTTCGTGTTCTTCCTCGTCGCGGCCTTCGTCATCACCTCGAACTTCCTGATCGACCTGCTGTACGGCGTGATCGATCCGCGCATCCGCGTCGAGGGGTGA
- a CDS encoding oligopeptide/dipeptide ABC transporter ATP-binding protein: MTTEPPLLEINRLEKHFEENTNIFDVLMRQEPSKIQAVDGVSFTLERNDSIAVIGESGCGKTTLLLTLIGLHDITGGDVVYKGTPMSSFDKSDWKEYRSNVQVIFQDPFNSLDPKMTVEESLKEPLEIHGIGNRDERVREVLEDVELRPPEKYLRRKPMNLSGGEKQRVAIGRALVLEPDIILADEPVSMLDVSTQASVLRMLKGLIDDYDASMIYISHDLSTVSYISEVVNVMYLGRIVESAATDRLLGDPKHPYTKALVSAIPVPDPHYGRPRTEMSGAPRDPIDLGEGCRFRDRCPEVIPPDGLDIDQSAYREVMAFREALERDELPLDRIRESLDDPGDTDALTAAIDDEHFSAELSDENAATVDAALDDIAAGKPDAAIDRLRERFESVCELTPDSIEDESGWHVACHQYYDHDQRHTEDHAITTD, from the coding sequence ATGACGACCGAACCACCACTGCTGGAAATCAACCGACTGGAGAAGCACTTCGAGGAGAACACGAACATCTTCGACGTCCTCATGCGACAGGAGCCGTCGAAGATTCAGGCCGTCGACGGCGTCTCGTTCACGCTTGAACGGAACGACTCCATCGCCGTCATCGGCGAGAGCGGCTGTGGCAAGACGACGCTGCTGTTGACGCTTATCGGTCTCCACGACATCACCGGCGGCGACGTGGTGTACAAGGGAACGCCGATGTCGTCGTTCGACAAGAGCGACTGGAAGGAGTACCGGAGCAACGTTCAGGTGATCTTCCAGGATCCGTTCAACTCGCTGGACCCGAAGATGACCGTCGAAGAGTCGCTGAAGGAGCCGCTGGAGATTCACGGAATCGGTAACCGGGACGAGCGGGTCCGAGAGGTGCTCGAGGACGTCGAACTCCGACCGCCGGAGAAGTACCTGCGCCGCAAGCCGATGAACCTGAGCGGCGGCGAGAAACAGCGCGTCGCCATCGGCCGTGCGCTGGTGCTCGAACCCGACATCATCCTCGCGGACGAACCGGTGTCGATGCTCGACGTGTCGACACAGGCGTCAGTCCTGCGGATGCTGAAGGGGCTCATCGACGACTACGACGCGTCGATGATCTACATCTCACACGACCTCTCGACGGTGTCGTACATCTCGGAGGTGGTGAACGTGATGTATCTGGGGCGGATCGTCGAGTCGGCGGCCACCGACAGACTCCTCGGCGATCCCAAACACCCATACACGAAGGCGCTCGTCTCCGCGATTCCGGTGCCAGATCCCCACTACGGCCGGCCGCGGACGGAGATGTCCGGCGCGCCGCGCGACCCGATCGATCTGGGGGAGGGTTGCCGGTTCCGCGACCGATGTCCGGAAGTGATCCCTCCCGACGGGCTCGACATCGATCAGTCGGCGTACCGGGAGGTGATGGCGTTTCGCGAGGCGCTCGAACGAGACGAACTCCCCCTCGACCGCATCCGGGAGAGCCTCGACGACCCGGGCGATACGGACGCGTTAACCGCCGCTATCGACGACGAGCACTTCTCGGCCGAGCTGTCTGACGAGAACGCGGCGACGGTCGACGCGGCGCTCGACGACATCGCGGCCGGCAAGCCGGACGCCGCCATCGACCGCTTACGCGAGCGCTTCGAGAGCGTCTGTGAGCTCACTCCCGACTCCATCGAGGACGAGTCCGGCTGGCACGTCGCCTGCCACCAGTACTACGACCACGACCAACGGCACACGGAAGATCATGCAATCACGACAGACTGA
- a CDS encoding thioredoxin family protein yields MSAIDAVDRLIERDVFEAAGDDELRPTESFRAAVDRHRRTLTDRDADERSAAVAELTDDPDVADTFAAADVSDLDFLARYVALRNRAADLSAAQALTLTVVIGQLETGMPRSDGAPAAFLPVDGEDLVRLVRLHDRCVVYAWREDCPPCETIKADFDDLFGADPPGDLLLLAVYGPDCPRLLDREFDANAAPTMLFTLDGRVDSRFVGTPSAEGLESEIETLRDRTVPSAE; encoded by the coding sequence ATGTCTGCGATCGACGCCGTCGACCGACTCATCGAGCGCGACGTATTCGAGGCGGCCGGTGATGACGAGTTACGCCCGACCGAATCGTTCCGGGCGGCGGTCGACCGCCACCGGCGGACGCTGACCGACCGCGACGCCGACGAGCGGTCCGCGGCCGTCGCGGAGCTGACCGACGACCCCGATGTCGCGGATACGTTCGCGGCGGCGGACGTCTCGGATCTCGACTTCCTCGCGCGGTACGTCGCGCTCCGAAATCGGGCCGCCGACCTCTCGGCGGCGCAGGCGCTCACGCTCACGGTCGTGATCGGACAGCTCGAAACCGGTATGCCTCGCTCGGACGGCGCACCGGCGGCCTTCCTCCCCGTCGACGGCGAGGACCTCGTGCGGCTCGTCCGGCTTCACGACCGCTGTGTCGTCTACGCCTGGCGCGAGGACTGCCCGCCCTGCGAGACGATCAAGGCAGACTTCGACGACCTGTTCGGCGCCGACCCACCGGGCGACCTGCTCTTGCTCGCGGTGTACGGTCCGGACTGCCCTCGACTCCTAGACCGGGAGTTCGACGCGAATGCAGCGCCGACGATGCTGTTCACTCTCGACGGGCGCGTCGATTCGCGGTTTGTCGGGACGCCGTCGGCCGAGGGGCTCGAAAGCGAAATAGAGACGCTCCGCGATCGGACGGTCCCGTCGGCAGAGTGA
- a CDS encoding amidase family protein: MRRLTVDELVALGDRFEIDVDDDRAASITETVNAMLADLDALEEIPVGGDAPAPTGADPGARTWTDPAENPHGAVAVGCSVPPSSKGSLDGTRVGVKDVIAVAGVPMRCGSATMRGFVPSRDATVVDRLRAAGASITAKTACDEFAGSARGTTGHGAPITNPHDDERTAGGSSGGSAAAVAAGSVDAALGTDTGGSVRIPASFCGVVGYKPTYGLVPLTGVIENTYTQDHVGTLTDTVADAAALLGAMAGADDTDPASLAAAGRSGYRVGGYRDAVASSSDPSDLRIGVLDEGTGEGVADRVERRTEAAVDVLDDAGVTVRSVSVDTFHDARPIKNALSFVELATHWRDGAAPYRRGGVDETLQTGFARARAAASGELSDFYTSKLLAGARVVEAHDGRPYVRAQTARERLREAFEAALDDVDALLLPTMPDVAPPVDGADDWAYDYARNTRAANVTRLPAVTVPNGTASGLPVGLQLVGPAFHDADLLATAAAVTSVLPA, translated from the coding sequence ATGCGAAGACTCACCGTGGACGAACTGGTGGCGCTCGGTGACCGCTTCGAGATCGACGTTGACGATGATCGCGCGGCCAGCATCACCGAGACGGTCAACGCGATGCTCGCGGATCTCGACGCGCTCGAGGAGATACCCGTCGGCGGCGACGCGCCGGCGCCAACGGGCGCCGATCCCGGCGCGCGAACCTGGACGGACCCGGCCGAGAATCCCCACGGTGCGGTCGCGGTCGGCTGCTCGGTACCCCCGTCATCGAAGGGGTCTCTCGACGGCACTCGCGTCGGAGTGAAAGACGTGATCGCCGTCGCCGGCGTCCCGATGCGCTGTGGCTCGGCGACTATGCGGGGGTTCGTCCCCTCCCGCGACGCGACCGTCGTCGACCGGCTTCGCGCGGCCGGCGCGTCGATCACCGCCAAGACCGCCTGCGACGAGTTCGCGGGGAGCGCCCGCGGAACGACCGGCCACGGGGCGCCGATCACCAACCCCCACGACGACGAACGGACGGCCGGCGGCTCCTCCGGGGGGAGCGCGGCGGCGGTCGCGGCCGGTAGCGTCGACGCCGCGCTCGGTACCGACACCGGTGGCTCCGTGCGCATCCCCGCGTCGTTCTGTGGCGTCGTCGGCTACAAGCCGACCTACGGGCTCGTGCCGCTGACCGGTGTCATCGAGAACACCTACACCCAAGACCACGTCGGGACGCTCACCGATACCGTCGCCGACGCGGCGGCACTTCTCGGGGCGATGGCGGGCGCCGACGACACCGACCCGGCGAGCCTGGCTGCGGCCGGGCGGTCGGGGTACCGCGTCGGGGGCTACCGCGACGCGGTCGCCTCGTCATCCGATCCCTCGGATCTCCGGATCGGCGTTCTCGACGAGGGGACGGGCGAGGGCGTCGCGGACCGCGTCGAGAGGCGCACCGAGGCCGCCGTCGACGTCCTCGACGACGCGGGCGTGACGGTCCGGTCGGTCTCAGTCGACACCTTCCACGACGCCCGTCCGATCAAGAACGCTCTGAGTTTCGTCGAGCTCGCCACCCACTGGCGAGACGGCGCCGCTCCGTACCGCCGCGGCGGCGTCGACGAGACGCTCCAGACCGGCTTCGCCCGCGCCCGCGCCGCGGCCAGCGGCGAGCTGAGCGATTTCTACACGAGCAAGCTGCTCGCCGGCGCGCGGGTCGTCGAGGCCCACGACGGCCGGCCGTACGTCCGCGCCCAGACCGCCAGAGAGCGGCTCCGCGAGGCGTTCGAGGCGGCACTCGACGACGTCGACGCCCTCCTCCTGCCGACGATGCCGGACGTGGCGCCGCCGGTCGACGGCGCCGACGACTGGGCATACGATTACGCGCGCAACACGCGGGCGGCGAACGTCACCCGGCTCCCCGCGGTAACGGTGCCGAACGGTACCGCCTCGGGGCTGCCGGTCGGCCTCCAATTGGTTGGTCCGGCGTTCCACGACGCCGACCTCCTCGCGACGGCGGCCGCCGTCACGTCGGTGCTTCCGGCCTGA
- a CDS encoding branched-chain amino acid ABC transporter permease, whose protein sequence is MTDDVPFLDRIPGARRHWYVALGVLLIVWPIAFGNFWARIGVGALMWIGLAQSWNMIGGYAGYLDFGHGAYFGIGAFAAGIAMVQFGFPFLVGFALALVASAAISYLVAVPTLRLTGAYFAIATWAFAESMKQAALVTGITGGTFGLSLPRSPDTLIGIAVPFEIGETFFYYAMLLLCLATMALTYYLFERHEFGYRVKALRDDQDAAESLGIDTTRVKRQVYVLSCVVAAVFGSVHAWYIVYIHPNDVLAPIITDRMVIMALLGGLGTLTGPVAGGLLVFLLERLSSVFLGSTTFYLPLIGTLIMVTVLFAPSGIIGILRGEVDRDDVRKNVRELGEKFDLL, encoded by the coding sequence ATGACCGACGACGTTCCCTTCCTCGACCGGATCCCCGGAGCTCGCCGCCACTGGTACGTCGCGCTCGGCGTCCTGCTGATCGTGTGGCCGATCGCGTTCGGGAACTTTTGGGCCCGGATCGGAGTGGGTGCGCTGATGTGGATCGGCCTCGCGCAGTCGTGGAACATGATCGGCGGCTACGCCGGCTACCTGGACTTCGGCCACGGGGCCTACTTCGGGATCGGCGCCTTCGCGGCCGGGATCGCGATGGTGCAGTTCGGCTTCCCGTTCCTCGTCGGCTTCGCGCTCGCGCTCGTCGCCTCGGCGGCGATCTCGTACCTCGTCGCCGTGCCGACGCTCCGGCTCACCGGAGCGTACTTCGCGATCGCGACGTGGGCGTTCGCCGAGTCGATGAAGCAGGCGGCGCTCGTGACCGGGATCACCGGCGGGACATTCGGGTTGAGCCTGCCTCGCTCGCCGGACACGCTCATTGGGATCGCGGTCCCGTTCGAGATCGGCGAGACGTTCTTCTACTACGCGATGCTCCTGTTGTGTCTGGCCACGATGGCGCTCACCTACTACCTGTTCGAACGTCACGAGTTCGGCTACCGGGTGAAGGCGCTGCGGGACGACCAGGACGCCGCCGAGTCGCTCGGCATCGACACCACCCGGGTGAAACGGCAGGTGTACGTGCTCTCGTGTGTCGTCGCGGCCGTCTTCGGATCGGTTCACGCGTGGTACATCGTCTACATCCACCCGAACGACGTCCTCGCGCCGATCATCACCGATCGGATGGTGATCATGGCGCTTCTGGGCGGACTGGGCACGCTCACCGGGCCGGTCGCCGGCGGCCTGCTCGTGTTCCTGTTGGAGCGGCTCTCGTCGGTGTTCCTCGGATCGACCACGTTCTACCTACCGCTCATCGGCACGCTGATCATGGTCACCGTCCTGTTCGCGCCGAGCGGCATCATCGGGATCCTCCGCGGGGAGGTCGACCGCGACGACGTGCGCAAGAACGTGAGAGAACTCGGGGAGAAGTTCGACCTACTATGA
- a CDS encoding Zn-dependent hydrolase, with product MRIDIDRDRLVETMEDQAEIGGTEGGGLHRLALSDTDREVRDWFVDRAADAGLDVRVDAFGNTFARREGADPDAEPLLVGSHLDSQPYGGIYDGALGVVAALEFVRTLNDRAIETRRPVEVVNWTNEEGSRFPPAMQGSGVWAGAHDIEAEYEKTDADGTRLLDELERIGYHGDEPAEPREPYHAYLELHPEQGPFLEETGADVGIVTGIVGLRWADITLHGQANHTGTTPMNYREDALVAASDIVTAIRRLPGTLGDRTVATVGSLTVQPNSVNTVPETVTLTTDIRDPDEAVLDEGVARMEAEVAAAADREGIEYEIEHTMASPTVDFPDRPVEAVADAVDHLGYDGRRMVSGAGHDATHAAAVCGAAMVFSVSEGGKSHTEDEFTSWPDCYRSSNVLANAALDLAEPIVD from the coding sequence ATGCGTATCGACATCGACCGCGATCGACTCGTCGAGACGATGGAAGACCAGGCGGAGATCGGCGGAACGGAGGGCGGCGGGCTCCACCGCCTCGCGCTCTCCGACACCGACCGCGAGGTGCGTGACTGGTTCGTCGACCGTGCTGCGGACGCCGGGCTGGACGTCCGCGTCGACGCCTTCGGCAACACCTTCGCCCGTCGGGAAGGTGCCGATCCCGACGCCGAACCGCTGCTCGTGGGTTCGCACCTCGACTCCCAGCCGTACGGCGGTATCTACGACGGTGCACTCGGCGTCGTGGCGGCCCTGGAGTTCGTCCGCACGCTGAACGACCGGGCGATCGAGACTCGCCGACCGGTCGAGGTGGTCAACTGGACCAACGAGGAGGGGTCCCGGTTCCCGCCCGCGATGCAGGGCAGCGGCGTCTGGGCAGGCGCTCACGACATCGAGGCCGAGTACGAGAAGACCGACGCCGACGGTACTCGTCTGCTCGACGAACTCGAACGCATCGGTTACCACGGAGACGAGCCGGCCGAGCCGCGCGAGCCGTACCACGCGTATCTCGAACTCCATCCCGAACAGGGACCGTTTCTGGAGGAAACCGGGGCCGACGTGGGGATCGTCACCGGCATCGTCGGCCTCCGGTGGGCGGACATCACGCTCCACGGGCAGGCCAATCACACCGGGACGACGCCGATGAACTACCGGGAGGACGCACTCGTTGCGGCCTCCGACATCGTCACTGCGATCCGGCGCCTGCCGGGGACGCTCGGCGACCGAACCGTCGCGACGGTCGGGTCGCTGACCGTCCAGCCTAACTCGGTCAATACCGTCCCCGAGACGGTGACGCTCACGACCGACATCCGCGACCCGGACGAGGCCGTCCTCGACGAGGGCGTCGCGCGGATGGAGGCGGAGGTGGCCGCGGCGGCCGACCGCGAGGGCATCGAGTACGAGATCGAGCACACGATGGCCTCGCCCACGGTCGACTTCCCCGACCGGCCGGTCGAGGCCGTTGCGGACGCCGTCGACCACCTCGGCTACGATGGCCGCCGGATGGTCAGCGGTGCCGGTCACGACGCTACCCACGCCGCCGCCGTCTGCGGCGCCGCGATGGTTTTCTCGGTCAGTGAGGGCGGCAAGAGCCACACGGAAGACGAGTTCACTAGCTGGCCGGACTGCTACCGATCGTCGAACGTGCTTGCGAACGCGGCGCTAGACCTGGCCGAGCCGATCGTCGACTGA
- a CDS encoding ABC transporter substrate-binding protein: protein MSCENESSGSGVDRRSVLKAIGVAGATGLAGCGDQSGSGGGSGGDLGERVSTLQMEYWSDYGGFTTTQEQMAPIISSSVEELGVGMEVVPVSITTQLSQMANDENRDNNISFTWWVPAADRLDPQELLNNMRLDWAGANGQSNYSNYADCEFTELLLEQTTAETPEERQEGMHEAIARLSEDCAIGNLAPVANIGAYRTDMVDMGGVGNGGIARSNAEWAFKSQTTDGDDMVVAINPIATETSNWLTHSASMPEAMWQHMIHSPIHKYNENFELTELLGSVDVVNSQEIVVELFDDATFTNGDPVTSEDVKFTFEQIQRGGEAGAYPGAAPVPYDAIETPDEQTVRFTFTEPYIPFARTTLMRWGILHKQSFEEAGAVENPGGAQFEMPIVSSGPLEVTELQRGTRVVTEPHDGHPTYEASQPIIFEAYRNEETMITALEAGECMITPEISPPNAERVNNEIDNAQAEFAATHTSYNLQYVCHTAPCKFPEFRKAVDASMNRQQMIGVALAGEVEPEMYPTYISKNHPMYPPEDMLSGWAESPQGSPDVARQMLEDAGWGWDGNDNLHYPPDADLDPLWPQGEVPSAEDFPCIEELGLDP from the coding sequence ATGTCATGCGAGAATGAATCGAGTGGCAGCGGCGTGGACCGCCGCTCGGTATTGAAGGCGATCGGGGTTGCAGGCGCGACCGGACTCGCCGGCTGTGGAGATCAGTCGGGCAGCGGTGGCGGCTCCGGTGGCGACCTCGGCGAACGAGTCTCGACGCTGCAGATGGAGTACTGGTCGGACTACGGCGGATTCACGACCACACAGGAGCAGATGGCGCCGATCATCTCGAGCAGCGTCGAGGAACTCGGCGTCGGGATGGAGGTCGTCCCGGTGAGCATCACGACACAGCTCTCCCAGATGGCCAACGACGAGAACCGTGACAACAACATCTCTTTTACGTGGTGGGTGCCCGCAGCCGATCGTCTCGACCCGCAGGAGCTCCTGAACAACATGCGCTTGGACTGGGCCGGCGCCAACGGACAGAGCAACTACTCCAACTACGCCGACTGCGAGTTCACCGAGCTGCTCCTCGAACAGACGACCGCCGAGACACCGGAGGAACGACAAGAGGGGATGCACGAGGCCATCGCCCGCCTGTCAGAGGACTGTGCCATCGGCAACCTCGCTCCGGTCGCCAACATCGGCGCCTACCGCACGGACATGGTCGACATGGGTGGCGTCGGCAACGGCGGTATCGCCCGCTCGAACGCCGAGTGGGCGTTCAAGTCCCAGACCACGGACGGCGATGACATGGTGGTGGCGATCAACCCGATCGCCACCGAGACGTCGAACTGGCTGACCCACTCCGCCTCGATGCCGGAGGCGATGTGGCAGCACATGATCCACTCTCCGATCCACAAGTACAACGAGAACTTCGAGCTCACGGAGCTGCTCGGCTCGGTCGACGTCGTCAACTCTCAGGAGATCGTCGTCGAACTGTTCGACGACGCGACGTTCACCAACGGCGACCCGGTCACATCCGAGGACGTGAAGTTCACCTTCGAGCAGATCCAGCGCGGCGGCGAGGCCGGTGCGTACCCGGGGGCGGCACCGGTTCCCTACGACGCTATCGAAACGCCCGACGAGCAGACGGTCCGTTTCACCTTCACGGAGCCATACATCCCCTTCGCTCGCACGACGCTGATGCGGTGGGGTATCCTCCACAAGCAGTCCTTCGAGGAGGCGGGTGCGGTCGAGAACCCGGGTGGCGCCCAGTTCGAGATGCCTATCGTCTCTTCGGGACCGCTCGAGGTGACCGAACTCCAGCGCGGGACGCGGGTAGTCACAGAACCGCACGACGGCCACCCGACCTACGAGGCAAGCCAGCCGATCATCTTCGAGGCCTACCGTAACGAGGAGACGATGATCACCGCCCTCGAGGCCGGCGAGTGTATGATCACACCGGAGATATCGCCGCCGAACGCGGAGCGCGTCAACAACGAGATCGACAACGCCCAAGCGGAGTTCGCGGCCACGCACACGTCTTACAACCTCCAGTACGTCTGTCACACCGCGCCGTGTAAGTTCCCCGAGTTCCGCAAGGCGGTCGACGCCTCGATGAACCGCCAGCAGATGATCGGCGTGGCGCTGGCCGGCGAGGTCGAACCCGAGATGTACCCGACGTACATCTCGAAGAACCACCCGATGTACCCGCCCGAGGACATGCTGTCCGGGTGGGCCGAGTCGCCACAGGGCAGCCCGGACGTGGCCCGGCAGATGCTCGAAGACGCCGGCTGGGGCTGGGACGGTAACGACAACCTCCACTACCCGCCGGACGCCGACCTCGACCCGCTGTGGCCACAAGGCGAGGTGCCTTCGGCCGAGGACTTCCCCTGCATCGAAGAACTGGGTCTCGATCCGTAG
- a CDS encoding ABC transporter ATP-binding protein has protein sequence MSDRADVPTLSATGVEAGYDRHQVLHGITFESRDGVTCIFGPNGSGKSTFLKTLNGIVPVWDGTITYGDVDLTETKPEDIVTHGIATLPQGGGIFGSLSVKENLLVGAFTVDDDAVIEERMDEVIEVFPALEDKLGQKARDLSGGQQMMVSLGRAMMTGADTFLLDEPSAGLAPRLVDDAFGLIERLVDRGAQVVLIEQNVRAALRLADYVYILAEGEVQFDGPPEDLSEEDELMELYLGL, from the coding sequence ATGAGCGACCGGGCCGACGTGCCGACGCTCTCGGCCACTGGCGTCGAAGCGGGCTACGATCGGCATCAGGTGCTCCACGGGATCACCTTCGAGAGCCGCGACGGCGTGACGTGTATCTTCGGGCCGAACGGCTCCGGCAAATCGACGTTCCTGAAGACGCTGAACGGCATCGTTCCGGTGTGGGACGGCACGATCACCTACGGCGATGTCGACCTCACCGAGACGAAACCCGAGGACATCGTCACGCACGGAATCGCGACGCTCCCGCAGGGCGGCGGGATCTTCGGCAGCCTCTCAGTGAAAGAGAACCTGCTGGTCGGAGCGTTCACGGTCGACGACGACGCGGTGATCGAGGAGCGAATGGACGAGGTGATCGAGGTGTTCCCGGCGTTAGAAGACAAACTCGGTCAGAAGGCGCGAGACCTCTCAGGCGGCCAACAGATGATGGTGAGTCTGGGTCGCGCGATGATGACCGGGGCCGACACCTTCCTGCTCGACGAGCCGTCGGCCGGGCTCGCACCGCGGCTCGTCGACGACGCGTTCGGGCTCATCGAGCGGCTCGTCGACCGGGGTGCACAGGTCGTGTTGATCGAACAGAACGTGCGGGCCGCGCTCCGGTTGGCCGACTACGTGTACATCCTTGCGGAGGGGGAAGTGCAGTTCGACGGCCCGCCCGAGGACCTCTCCGAGGAAGACGAGCTGATGGAGCTGTACCTCGGATTGTAG
- a CDS encoding ABC transporter ATP-binding protein, whose amino-acid sequence MTDDILRTTDLTKRFGALTANDKISVSVERGEIRGIIGPNGSGKTTFFNTVTGFYKPDGGRVHFDGEEVTGWEPHRLARRGLGRTFQIVSPFKNMTVRQNMLAVQTDDGRSREEKRDRAGEIMEFLEIDHIADNEARGMSGGQQKLLELGRVLMLDPELVMLDEPAAGVNPALESRIMDHIHELNDDGTTFVVIEHDMHVMKTLADTVSVFDSGSHIAQGDFEEVSQDDAVREAYLGGTTAEDDEVPI is encoded by the coding sequence ATGACCGACGACATACTCCGAACGACCGACCTGACGAAGCGATTCGGTGCGCTGACCGCCAACGATAAGATCTCGGTCTCGGTCGAGCGCGGCGAGATCCGCGGCATCATCGGCCCGAACGGCTCCGGAAAAACGACGTTCTTCAACACAGTCACGGGCTTTTACAAGCCCGACGGCGGGAGAGTCCACTTCGACGGCGAGGAGGTCACCGGCTGGGAACCCCATCGGCTCGCCCGCCGGGGACTCGGACGTACCTTCCAGATAGTCTCTCCGTTCAAGAACATGACCGTGCGACAGAACATGCTCGCGGTCCAGACCGACGACGGCCGCTCGCGCGAGGAGAAACGCGACCGCGCCGGGGAGATCATGGAGTTCCTCGAGATCGATCACATCGCCGACAACGAGGCCCGCGGCATGTCCGGCGGGCAACAGAAACTGCTGGAACTCGGACGGGTGCTGATGCTCGACCCGGAGCTCGTGATGCTGGACGAGCCAGCTGCGGGCGTCAACCCGGCGCTCGAGTCACGCATCATGGATCACATCCACGAGCTGAACGACGACGGGACGACGTTCGTCGTCATCGAACACGACATGCACGTGATGAAGACGCTCGCGGACACGGTGTCCGTGTTCGACTCCGGGAGCCACATCGCACAGGGCGACTTCGAGGAGGTCTCTCAGGACGACGCCGTCCGAGAGGCGTACCTCGGTGGAACGACCGCGGAGGACGACGAGGTGCCGATATGA